A genome region from Thermomonospora amylolytica includes the following:
- the fabG gene encoding 3-oxoacyl-[acyl-carrier-protein] reductase gives MSRSVLVTGGNRGIGLAIARELAAAGDAVAVTYRSGEPPAGLFGVKCDVTSAEEVDEAFGKVEAEQGPVQVLVANAGMTRDTLLAIMSEEDFTSVLDTNLTGAFRVAKRAAKQMMRKRYGRIVLVSSVVGLMGSAGQTNYAASKAGMVGFARSLARELGSRNVTVNVVAPGFVDTDMTRALDEERRDAIKSLVPLGRIAEPEEVAKAVRFLAGDDASYITGAVIPVDGGLGMGH, from the coding sequence ATGAGTCGGTCCGTCCTCGTGACGGGGGGCAACCGCGGGATCGGCCTGGCGATCGCCCGGGAGCTGGCCGCCGCCGGCGACGCGGTGGCCGTCACCTACCGCTCCGGGGAGCCGCCCGCGGGCCTGTTCGGGGTCAAGTGCGACGTCACCAGCGCCGAGGAGGTCGACGAGGCGTTCGGCAAGGTCGAGGCCGAGCAGGGCCCGGTGCAGGTGCTGGTCGCCAACGCGGGGATGACCAGGGACACCCTGCTGGCGATCATGAGCGAGGAGGACTTCACCTCCGTTCTGGACACCAACCTGACCGGGGCGTTCCGGGTCGCCAAGCGCGCCGCCAAGCAGATGATGCGCAAGCGCTACGGCCGGATCGTGCTGGTGTCGTCGGTGGTGGGCCTGATGGGCTCGGCCGGGCAGACCAACTACGCCGCCTCCAAGGCCGGGATGGTGGGCTTCGCCCGGTCGCTGGCCCGCGAGCTCGGCTCCCGCAACGTCACCGTGAACGTGGTCGCGCCCGGTTTCGTCGACACCGACATGACCCGCGCGCTCGACGAGGAGCGGCGGGACGCGATCAAGTCGCTGGTCCCGCTCGGCCGGATCGCCGAGCCGGAGGAGGTCGCCAAGGCGGTGCGGTTCCTGGCCGGCGACGACGCCTCCTACATCACCGGGGCCGTGATCCCGGTGGACGGCGGACTGGGGATGGGGCACTGA